In Lacrimispora indolis DSM 755, a genomic segment contains:
- a CDS encoding ABC transporter ATP-binding protein, with protein MDPILQVKDLTKQYPDFKLDHVSFSVPKGAIMGLIGENGAGKSTTINGILDLIQRDEGVVKFGGQELSSDSKSIKEDIGVVFEGINFYETLTPEKVGRISAAAYKQWDETLYNSYLKKLQLPPRKEIKTFSRGMKMKLGIAVALSHKPKLLILDEATGGLDPVMRDDILDLFLDFVQDEDHSILMSSHISTDLEKVADYITFIHKGKVLFCKQKDELRYHYGIIRCTTAQFDAIDKSEILAYRKRDYQWDVLVADKEKARRKYKASVVDDASIDDILLLYVKGDQVK; from the coding sequence ATGGATCCAATTTTACAGGTTAAAGATCTGACAAAACAATATCCGGATTTTAAGCTGGATCATGTATCATTTTCCGTTCCAAAAGGAGCTATTATGGGATTGATCGGTGAGAACGGAGCCGGTAAAAGCACCACCATCAATGGGATCCTTGATCTGATCCAAAGAGATGAAGGTGTGGTGAAATTTGGGGGGCAGGAACTTTCTTCCGATTCCAAAAGCATCAAGGAAGACATAGGGGTCGTATTTGAAGGAATCAATTTCTATGAAACACTCACGCCTGAAAAAGTCGGCAGGATTTCGGCAGCTGCCTATAAGCAGTGGGATGAGACCCTTTACAACAGCTATTTGAAAAAGTTACAGCTTCCGCCCCGCAAAGAGATCAAAACATTTTCCAGAGGGATGAAGATGAAGCTTGGCATTGCCGTTGCCCTCTCCCATAAACCGAAGCTTCTGATACTGGATGAAGCCACCGGCGGACTTGATCCGGTCATGCGTGACGATATCCTGGATTTGTTTCTGGATTTCGTGCAGGATGAAGACCATTCCATCCTCATGTCTTCCCATATTTCCACGGATTTGGAGAAAGTAGCAGATTACATCACCTTTATTCATAAAGGAAAGGTCCTGTTCTGTAAACAAAAAGATGAATTACGCTATCATTATGGGATCATCAGATGCACAACGGCTCAGTTCGATGCTATCGATAAATCAGAGATCCTTGCTTATCGGAAACGTGACTATCAATGGGATGTGCTGGTGGCAGATAAGGAAAAGGCACGCCGCAAGTACAAGGCGTCCGTGGTAGATGATGCCTCCATTGACGATATCCTTCTTCTCTATGTGAAGGGAGACCAGGTAAAATGA
- a CDS encoding ABC-2 transporter permease has protein sequence MKSLVLKDLYNMGHNAKSMLFSQLILAFALIPSVGVESYIITSGILFSMMIITTFSFDDHSKWLKYAMVMPVTKKDVVVGKFVVLLIFSAIGAFFGLVIGSIGGLLIHQVILNSPSNVLTLLLTSGASLVIAEIMGSMSIPLLFKFGAEKARILLFVSCTIPAAICFGFYKLLTLLGVSFTGRSIFILLCLSPILVLVWNLVMYQISYGLFAKKELLD, from the coding sequence ATGAAAAGTTTGGTTTTAAAAGATTTATATAACATGGGACATAACGCCAAATCCATGCTTTTTTCGCAGCTTATTTTAGCTTTTGCTCTTATTCCTTCTGTGGGAGTGGAATCCTATATTATTACTAGCGGCATTCTATTCAGCATGATGATCATCACCACATTCAGCTTTGATGATCATTCCAAATGGTTGAAATACGCCATGGTAATGCCGGTTACCAAAAAGGACGTGGTAGTGGGAAAATTTGTTGTTCTTTTGATCTTTTCAGCCATTGGCGCTTTCTTTGGCTTGGTCATTGGCTCCATAGGCGGCCTCCTTATTCACCAGGTTATTTTAAACAGCCCAAGTAATGTTCTCACGCTGCTGCTTACCAGTGGAGCGAGTCTGGTAATTGCAGAAATCATGGGAAGCATGTCCATTCCGCTTCTGTTTAAATTCGGTGCGGAAAAAGCCCGCATATTGTTGTTTGTTTCCTGTACGATTCCTGCTGCGATCTGCTTTGGTTTCTATAAGCTTTTAACCTTGCTGGGTGTTTCTTTTACAGGTCGCTCCATATTTATCCTCTTATGCCTTTCTCCCATATTGGTACTGGTTTGGAATCTGGTAATGTATCAGATCAGCTATGGGCTTTTTGCGAAGAAGGAACTTTTGGACTAG
- a CDS encoding endonuclease MutS2: protein MDHTFQILEFNLILEKLEEFAHTETSKERIRNLTPCLKEGEVKKSLRDTTEAKTIIDRMGLPPAVSMNGLQEIMNTARQGGCLSAEELERTGGMLTAVKRFKDFLNRCKYLELGLPYYEQDLNPLEDLAREIYESVRNGRVEDSASKYLKNIRQDVARLEEKLRTKAEAILRGNKKYFSDSYVTLRNGRLCLPVKKDYRSLVPGSVVDQSSTGSTLFIEPAAIMALNGELELLKIEEDNEARRILYTLTASVEENLEVLEGDKRLLEKLDFLFAKGSLSASMAGIEPGINTDRIIKIVNGRHPFMNPETVVPLEFELGRKGRGIVITGPNTGGKTVAIKTVGLFSLMAQCGLHVPCKEADLCMNSQVLCDIGDGQNITENLSTFSAHITNVMKILEAAGPESLVILDELGSGTDPAEGMGIAIAILEELRNNGCLFLATTHYPEVKTYAKEAEGITNARMAFDKETLKPLYRMEIGEAGESCALYIAKRLGMPDSMIRRARRYAYGEGESLREEEPGSLKEEIDFVKTGSPKIEKLKKASGNKNVMEQKFTIGDSVFVYPEKKKGIVCTPVNEKGMLQVQMPDKKIWINQKRVKLLVAAEELYPEDYDFSIIFDTVENRKARHKMEKGYQKDLEIRMD, encoded by the coding sequence ATGGATCACACATTTCAGATTTTAGAATTTAATCTTATTTTAGAAAAACTCGAAGAATTTGCACACACAGAAACATCAAAAGAGAGAATACGGAATTTAACCCCATGCTTAAAGGAAGGTGAAGTGAAAAAAAGCCTTCGGGATACAACGGAAGCCAAAACTATCATCGACCGGATGGGGCTTCCTCCTGCAGTCAGCATGAACGGCTTGCAGGAGATCATGAACACAGCAAGGCAGGGCGGCTGCCTGTCCGCAGAGGAGCTGGAACGCACAGGCGGGATGCTCACCGCAGTAAAGCGATTTAAGGACTTTTTAAACCGGTGTAAATATTTAGAGCTTGGCCTTCCTTATTATGAGCAGGATTTGAACCCGCTGGAAGATTTGGCAAGAGAAATTTATGAAAGTGTCAGAAACGGAAGGGTGGAGGACAGCGCCAGCAAATATTTGAAAAACATCCGTCAGGATGTGGCCAGATTGGAAGAAAAACTGCGGACAAAAGCGGAAGCCATTTTAAGGGGAAATAAAAAATATTTTTCAGATTCCTATGTGACATTAAGAAACGGGAGGCTTTGCCTTCCGGTGAAAAAGGATTACAGGTCATTGGTTCCAGGCAGCGTCGTCGATCAGTCCTCAACCGGTTCCACCCTTTTTATTGAACCGGCTGCCATTATGGCCCTTAATGGAGAGCTGGAGCTTTTAAAGATTGAGGAGGACAATGAAGCAAGAAGGATTTTGTATACGCTCACTGCCTCAGTAGAAGAAAATTTAGAGGTGCTGGAAGGTGATAAACGCCTTTTGGAAAAGCTGGATTTCCTGTTTGCAAAGGGAAGCTTAAGCGCTTCAATGGCCGGCATTGAACCTGGAATTAATACGGACCGGATCATAAAGATCGTAAATGGGCGCCACCCTTTTATGAACCCGGAAACTGTGGTTCCTCTTGAGTTTGAACTGGGAAGGAAAGGGCGAGGCATTGTTATTACAGGGCCGAATACAGGCGGAAAGACTGTAGCCATCAAAACGGTGGGGCTTTTCTCCCTCATGGCTCAGTGCGGACTTCATGTACCCTGTAAGGAAGCGGATCTTTGCATGAACAGTCAGGTGCTCTGCGATATTGGAGATGGGCAGAACATTACAGAAAACCTGTCCACCTTTTCCGCCCACATTACCAATGTGATGAAGATTTTAGAGGCAGCCGGCCCGGAAAGTCTGGTCATCTTAGATGAACTGGGCTCAGGAACAGACCCGGCGGAAGGCATGGGAATTGCCATTGCCATACTGGAGGAGTTAAGAAACAACGGCTGTCTTTTCCTGGCAACCACACATTATCCGGAGGTGAAAACCTACGCAAAAGAAGCGGAAGGAATCACCAACGCCAGGATGGCGTTTGACAAGGAGACTCTTAAGCCTCTTTACCGCATGGAAATAGGAGAAGCAGGAGAAAGCTGCGCCCTTTATATAGCCAAACGTCTGGGAATGCCGGACAGCATGATAAGGAGAGCCAGAAGGTATGCTTACGGAGAGGGGGAAAGCTTACGGGAAGAGGAGCCGGGCTCTTTAAAAGAAGAGATTGATTTTGTAAAAACAGGCAGTCCCAAAATTGAAAAGCTGAAAAAAGCGTCTGGGAATAAAAATGTCATGGAACAAAAGTTCACCATTGGGGACAGCGTTTTTGTCTATCCGGAAAAGAAAAAGGGAATTGTGTGCACTCCTGTCAATGAGAAGGGCATGCTGCAGGTCCAGATGCCGGATAAGAAGATCTGGATCAACCAGAAGCGGGTGAAGCTTTTAGTGGCAGCAGAGGAGCTTTACCCTGAAGATTACGATTTTTCCATCATTTTCGATACCGTGGAAAACAGAAAAGCAAGACATAAGATGGAAAAAGGATATCAGAAGGACCTGGAAATAAGAATGGATTAA
- a CDS encoding AzlD domain-containing protein has product MNNRIYLYILVMAAVTYLIRVLPLTLIRQEIKIPFIRSFLYYVPYVTLSVMTFPAILIATKNIWSGAGALLTAAILAYKEKSLFQVSIAACLVVFILESFL; this is encoded by the coding sequence ATGAATAACCGAATCTATCTTTACATACTGGTCATGGCCGCAGTTACCTATTTAATCCGCGTCCTTCCTCTGACCCTGATCCGGCAGGAAATAAAGATCCCTTTTATCCGGTCTTTCCTTTACTATGTTCCTTATGTGACGTTGTCGGTAATGACCTTTCCTGCTATTCTTATTGCCACTAAAAATATATGGTCCGGTGCCGGGGCACTTTTAACAGCTGCCATTCTGGCTTATAAGGAAAAAAGTCTTTTTCAGGTTTCCATAGCCGCCTGCTTAGTTGTTTTTATACTGGAATCCTTTCTATGA
- a CDS encoding NUDIX hydrolase, translating into MECREKFKKTVEAFLPYNEQEEKDKEMILRYLSSGEPVFSRESTGAHMSASAWVVNKSRDKVLMAYHNIYDSWAWTGGHADGETNLLMVAVREAMEETGITAVKPVSEDIFSLEVLTVDGHEKRGAYVSSHLHLNVTYLLEADDKEALHKKEDENSAVGWFGMEECLTAVNEPWMRERIYKKLLNKMKDRNY; encoded by the coding sequence ATGGAATGCAGAGAAAAATTTAAGAAAACAGTAGAAGCCTTTTTGCCCTATAACGAGCAGGAAGAAAAGGATAAGGAGATGATTCTCCGATATCTGTCATCAGGGGAGCCGGTATTTTCCAGGGAAAGTACAGGCGCCCACATGTCGGCATCGGCCTGGGTGGTAAACAAGTCCCGTGATAAGGTCCTTATGGCCTACCATAATATCTATGACTCCTGGGCATGGACAGGAGGTCATGCAGACGGGGAAACCAATCTGCTGATGGTGGCGGTCAGGGAAGCCATGGAGGAAACCGGGATCACAGCCGTAAAGCCGGTTTCAGAAGATATTTTTTCCTTGGAAGTGCTGACAGTGGATGGGCATGAAAAGAGGGGAGCCTATGTTTCCTCCCACCTTCACTTAAATGTGACCTATCTCCTGGAAGCGGACGATAAGGAGGCACTTCACAAAAAAGAGGATGAAAACAGCGCCGTGGGCTGGTTTGGAATGGAAGAATGTCTGACGGCGGTAAATGAGCCGTGGATGAGGGAGAGGATCTACAAGAAGCTTCTTAATAAAATGAAGGATAGGAATTATTAA
- a CDS encoding GntR family transcriptional regulator: MEIIISSNTNKPIYEQITSQIKALIMSGELQTGDPIPSMRALAKSIHVSVITVQKAYEDLQRDGFIETTVGRGSFVSAQNKDFFQEEQQRKAEEHLQEAAEIARTSGISLSKLIELLTMFYQEEE, encoded by the coding sequence GTGGAGATTATAATCAGCAGTAATACAAATAAGCCCATCTATGAGCAGATCACTTCCCAAATAAAAGCGCTGATTATGAGCGGAGAACTGCAGACGGGTGATCCTATCCCATCCATGAGGGCATTGGCTAAATCCATTCATGTCAGCGTCATAACCGTACAAAAAGCCTATGAAGATTTGCAGCGGGATGGCTTTATTGAGACAACCGTTGGACGGGGCAGTTTTGTATCGGCACAAAACAAAGATTTCTTTCAGGAAGAACAGCAGCGCAAGGCCGAGGAGCATCTGCAGGAGGCCGCTGAAATCGCCCGCACCAGCGGTATTTCACTGAGCAAGCTGATTGAGCTTCTGACCATGTTTTACCAGGAGGAGGAATAA
- a CDS encoding NAD-dependent epimerase/dehydratase family protein, which translates to MKKIVITGTAGLLGSYVVKHFLEQGYEVLSADKIKPAESLTRHMTADLTNLGECYGILEGAYAVIHLAAIPSAYIYPNEVTFQNNVTGTYNILEAAAGLGITKAVIASSECTYGICNSRQGLAPVYVPIDEEHPTLPEDSYGLGKIVGETIADAIHRRCGMQIVSFRIGNIISKEKYLNFPGFIHDSKKRKQLMWNYIDARDIAVACRLAIEKEGLGSIVMNLAADDNCMDIKSCDLMRAEYPDVTDIRTPIDEYQTLYSNEKAKNILGWKPVHFWRDNVPQG; encoded by the coding sequence ATGAAGAAAATAGTGATAACCGGAACCGCGGGTCTTCTTGGCTCCTATGTAGTTAAGCACTTTTTAGAACAGGGATATGAGGTTTTGAGTGCAGACAAAATAAAACCGGCTGAGTCTTTGACACGGCATATGACGGCAGACTTAACCAATTTGGGCGAGTGTTATGGAATTTTAGAAGGCGCCTATGCAGTGATCCATCTTGCTGCAATCCCTTCCGCATACATTTATCCCAATGAGGTGACATTTCAAAATAATGTAACAGGTACATACAATATTCTCGAAGCAGCGGCAGGATTAGGAATTACAAAAGCGGTTATTGCCTCCAGCGAATGTACTTACGGTATCTGCAACTCTCGTCAGGGGCTGGCACCTGTTTACGTCCCCATAGATGAAGAACATCCTACACTTCCCGAAGATAGTTATGGCCTTGGAAAGATTGTTGGTGAAACGATTGCTGATGCCATTCACCGACGCTGCGGAATGCAGATTGTCTCGTTTCGGATCGGCAATATTATAAGCAAAGAAAAGTATTTAAACTTCCCTGGCTTTATTCATGACTCAAAAAAACGAAAACAACTTATGTGGAATTATATTGATGCCCGTGATATTGCTGTGGCCTGCCGCCTTGCCATCGAAAAAGAGGGACTCGGTTCTATTGTAATGAATCTCGCCGCTGATGATAACTGTATGGACATCAAAAGTTGTGATCTGATGAGAGCTGAATATCCAGATGTGACCGACATTCGTACACCAATTGATGAGTATCAGACTTTATATTCCAATGAAAAAGCCAAAAACATCTTAGGCTGGAAACCTGTTCATTTCTGGAGAGACAACGTACCTCAAGGATAA
- a CDS encoding AzlC family ABC transporter permease produces MNTSREQLKSGIKDGIPICLGYFAVSFTFGIMALNYGLSPWQSVVISLTNLTSAGQFAGLGIITAGAPFAEMAVAQLVINLRYCLMSCSISQKLDKTTPFYHRLLISYGITDEIFGVSVCRPGPLNPWYCYGLFLPAIPGWTLGTAAGAFFGQLLPERALSALGVALYGMFLAIIIPPAKKDKVLAGVTAVSMILSLLFFLIPVLHRISSGFRLIILTVAIAGAAAFFFPVPDTTEVSHE; encoded by the coding sequence ATGAATACCAGCAGAGAACAGCTAAAATCCGGGATAAAGGATGGAATCCCCATCTGTCTTGGTTACTTTGCCGTATCCTTTACCTTTGGGATTATGGCATTAAATTATGGACTGTCCCCATGGCAGTCTGTTGTCATATCCCTTACCAATCTGACATCCGCAGGACAATTTGCCGGTCTGGGTATTATCACGGCAGGCGCTCCCTTCGCTGAAATGGCCGTCGCCCAGCTGGTCATTAACCTGCGCTATTGTCTCATGTCCTGTTCCATTTCCCAAAAGCTCGACAAAACAACCCCATTTTATCACCGTCTGCTGATCAGCTACGGAATAACAGATGAAATCTTCGGTGTTTCCGTGTGCAGGCCGGGCCCCTTAAACCCATGGTACTGCTACGGCCTTTTTCTGCCGGCCATTCCGGGATGGACACTTGGGACTGCTGCCGGAGCCTTCTTTGGACAACTTCTGCCAGAAAGGGCTCTAAGCGCTTTGGGCGTAGCCTTATATGGGATGTTTCTGGCAATTATCATTCCGCCTGCAAAGAAAGATAAGGTTTTGGCAGGAGTGACCGCTGTTTCCATGATTTTAAGCCTTTTGTTTTTTCTGATTCCGGTACTGCACAGGATTTCTTCCGGATTCAGGCTGATCATACTGACTGTTGCAATTGCAGGAGCCGCTGCTTTTTTCTTTCCGGTTCCTGATACTACGGAGGTTTCCCATGAATAA
- a CDS encoding collagen-like protein: protein MSNCRNRDDNYYQDERNCCPGPQGPRGCQGPTGPTGPRGCPGPTGPTGPRGCPGPTGPTGPQGPQGLQGPQGPQGPQGPQGIQGPTGPQGPQGLQGPTGPTGATGATGATGAQGPVGPIGPQGPQGLQGPTGPTGATGATGATGAQGPIGPTGPQGPQGIQGPTGPTGPQGETTIAYGGLFSIVPQSFTFTAADQVSQVALATQMPSSNVVLGSNTIQVSLSGFYEVNFMIRFAPAATTTTINAGVRFNGGSTFLTSTLQSVLLSLTENTIIQGSVILALGAGSVLDLALQSTGPVTVSLAANANASLSVKLLQLAP, encoded by the coding sequence ATGAGTAATTGTAGAAATAGGGACGATAATTATTACCAAGATGAACGCAATTGTTGTCCTGGACCACAAGGACCCAGAGGCTGCCAGGGACCTACCGGACCAACGGGACCAAGAGGCTGTCCAGGACCTACCGGGCCGACCGGACCAAGAGGCTGTCCAGGACCTACCGGGCCAACTGGGCCTCAGGGACCGCAGGGATTACAAGGACCTCAAGGGCCTCAGGGACCTCAAGGACCTCAAGGAATTCAAGGACCTACCGGGCCTCAGGGACCTCAGGGATTACAGGGACCTACCGGACCAACGGGTGCTACCGGCGCTACCGGTGCTACGGGTGCTCAGGGACCAGTTGGGCCTATCGGACCTCAAGGGCCTCAGGGATTACAGGGACCTACCGGGCCAACGGGCGCTACCGGTGCTACGGGTGCTACGGGTGCTCAGGGGCCCATTGGACCTACCGGGCCTCAAGGACCTCAGGGTATACAGGGACCTACCGGACCAACGGGTCCACAAGGAGAAACCACAATTGCATACGGGGGACTCTTTTCAATTGTACCCCAGTCATTTACCTTTACCGCCGCAGATCAGGTATCACAGGTTGCTCTGGCAACCCAGATGCCTTCTTCCAACGTCGTTCTTGGCAGTAATACGATTCAAGTTAGTCTCTCTGGTTTTTACGAGGTAAACTTCATGATTCGTTTCGCCCCAGCTGCAACGACTACAACAATTAATGCCGGAGTGCGTTTTAACGGAGGAAGCACGTTCCTTACTTCTACTCTGCAATCCGTTCTTTTGTCTCTCACGGAAAATACCATCATCCAGGGGAGTGTCATTCTGGCGCTAGGTGCGGGCTCAGTCCTCGATTTGGCACTGCAGTCAACGGGACCTGTGACAGTCAGCCTGGCAGCCAATGCGAACGCATCGCTTAGTGTCAAACTGCTTCAGCTTGCACCTTAG
- a CDS encoding cyclic-di-AMP receptor yields MKIIYAIVSSDDGNRVTDVLNEHQFSVTKLATTGGFLKKGNSTLMIGTDDGQVEEVITLIKDTCGKRQKITCNVPAPNIASVSAGYMMMPMTVELGGATIFVTDVERFEKI; encoded by the coding sequence ATGAAGATAATTTACGCGATCGTCAGCTCCGATGATGGAAACAGGGTGACCGATGTGCTGAATGAACACCAGTTCAGCGTGACAAAACTTGCCACAACAGGTGGTTTCTTAAAAAAGGGAAACTCTACGTTAATGATCGGTACGGATGACGGACAGGTAGAAGAAGTCATCACTCTGATTAAGGATACTTGCGGAAAACGCCAAAAAATTACCTGCAACGTTCCGGCGCCCAATATTGCGTCTGTATCGGCCGGATATATGATGATGCCGATGACGGTGGAACTAGGCGGAGCTACTATATTTGTGACTGATGTAGAACGATTTGAAAAGATTTAA
- a CDS encoding LysR family transcriptional regulator, producing MKRYRAVMKIVETGGFTRASEELGYTQSAISQMVQSLEEELGAVLFIRSKKGVILTPDGAELLPYIKNIYHAYRELTEKRKEMEGIQNATIRVGTFASVSCHWLPGLIKMFKEKYPLVSFELYQGDYTAIEQLVKDGSVDFGLINPLAVGDQELKTIPLKKDPMLAVLPLSHPLARHKRIVLKELASEPFILLEEGSLNEPMECFREHGIEPNLQYIVHDDYTIMAMIEKGLGVGILSELILNRVNYDISVRETEPPLARTIGVVFKDKKILPFASRRFLEYLTEEYGELDAGI from the coding sequence ATGAAGCGGTACCGGGCAGTTATGAAGATTGTGGAAACAGGGGGATTTACCAGGGCTTCCGAAGAATTAGGGTATACACAGTCTGCCATCAGCCAGATGGTGCAGTCTTTAGAGGAAGAGCTTGGTGCTGTGCTGTTTATCCGTTCCAAAAAAGGAGTCATACTGACTCCTGACGGAGCGGAGCTTTTACCCTATATAAAAAATATATACCATGCTTACAGGGAGCTTACGGAAAAGCGAAAAGAGATGGAAGGGATCCAGAATGCTACCATCCGGGTCGGCACTTTTGCCAGTGTATCCTGTCATTGGCTGCCGGGATTGATTAAAATGTTTAAAGAAAAGTACCCATTGGTCAGCTTTGAACTATACCAGGGGGATTATACAGCAATTGAGCAGCTGGTAAAGGATGGAAGCGTGGATTTTGGCCTTATCAATCCCCTGGCAGTGGGGGATCAGGAACTTAAGACCATCCCGTTAAAGAAGGATCCCATGCTGGCCGTCCTGCCCCTTTCCCATCCCCTGGCCAGGCATAAAAGGATCGTGTTAAAGGAACTGGCATCAGAACCTTTCATTCTTCTGGAGGAAGGAAGCTTAAATGAACCAATGGAATGCTTTCGTGAGCATGGAATTGAGCCTAACCTCCAGTATATTGTCCATGATGATTATACGATCATGGCCATGATTGAAAAGGGGCTGGGAGTCGGGATTTTATCAGAGCTTATATTAAACCGTGTAAATTATGATATATCGGTAAGAGAGACAGAGCCGCCATTAGCCAGAACCATTGGTGTTGTTTTTAAGGATAAGAAAATTCTGCCCTTTGCCAGCAGGCGGTTCCTGGAATATCTCACAGAAGAATATGGGGAACTGGACGCCGGGATCTAA
- a CDS encoding NUDIX hydrolase: MRHENLTTLCYIEREGRYLMLHRIKKKGDMNQDKWLGVGGHLEEGESPEECLLREVKEETGLSLRSYRLRGIITFVSDKYPDEYMFLYTADAYEGALTECEEGELKWVPKEETGGLSLWEGDRIFFELLLADIPFFSLKLVYRGDHLAEVLLNGTPLPPPWPSPKVPSSQKAHS; the protein is encoded by the coding sequence ATGAGGCATGAAAATTTAACAACCCTTTGTTATATAGAACGGGAGGGCAGATATCTGATGCTGCACCGGATTAAAAAGAAGGGTGACATGAACCAGGACAAGTGGCTGGGGGTCGGAGGCCACTTGGAGGAAGGAGAGAGCCCAGAGGAATGTCTTTTGCGGGAGGTAAAGGAAGAGACCGGATTATCCCTGCGTTCCTACCGGCTCAGAGGCATAATAACCTTTGTATCAGATAAATATCCGGATGAGTACATGTTTTTGTACACGGCCGATGCATATGAAGGGGCCTTGACGGAATGTGAGGAAGGAGAGCTTAAATGGGTGCCCAAAGAAGAAACAGGCGGGCTGTCTCTCTGGGAAGGAGACCGTATTTTCTTTGAGCTGTTATTGGCGGACATTCCGTTTTTCTCTTTGAAGCTTGTGTACAGAGGCGATCATCTGGCAGAGGTTTTGTTAAACGGTACGCCGCTGCCGCCGCCCTGGCCTAGTCCAAAAGTTCCTTCTTCGCAAAAAGCCCATAGCTGA
- a CDS encoding cytidine deaminase, producing the protein MKLEEKTKNMLVAEAYEAQKMAYVPYSDFCVGAALLAKNGKVYKGCNIENASFTPTNCAERTAFFKAVSEGITEFDAIAIVGNKRGEKGELCAPCGVCRQVMAEFCDPEEFKIILGAGEEASVYSLKELLPLGFTKKNLGSQ; encoded by the coding sequence TTGAAACTGGAAGAGAAAACAAAAAACATGCTGGTGGCAGAGGCTTATGAGGCACAGAAGATGGCTTATGTGCCTTATTCGGATTTTTGCGTTGGAGCGGCCCTGCTTGCAAAGAACGGAAAGGTATACAAGGGCTGCAATATTGAAAATGCCTCCTTTACGCCAACCAACTGTGCAGAGCGTACGGCATTTTTCAAGGCAGTCTCAGAGGGGATCACGGAATTTGATGCCATTGCCATCGTAGGAAATAAAAGGGGAGAAAAGGGAGAACTATGTGCTCCCTGCGGAGTTTGCCGGCAGGTAATGGCAGAATTTTGCGATCCTGAGGAATTTAAGATCATTTTGGGAGCAGGAGAGGAAGCTTCTGTATATTCCTTAAAGGAGCTGCTTCCTTTGGGATTTACGAAAAAGAACCTGGGTTCCCAGTAA
- a CDS encoding ferritin-like domain-containing protein: MDLSALAFSDNTPWPPIESISQNKQYAAAMLSNIGACNSEMSAISLYIYNSMITRSYFFDIAECFHKISIVEMHHLNTFGELALLLGADPRLWSYQNGRTRYWTPACNRYPTRIGALVANSLANELEAIKKYQAQAEWIEDCRIKAILNRIIADELCHVQIFRLILAELNNDLFNPASNYKVCAEEAVPDSHISEPT, translated from the coding sequence ATGGATTTATCAGCTCTTGCTTTTTCAGACAACACTCCCTGGCCTCCTATAGAGAGCATTTCTCAAAATAAGCAGTATGCAGCAGCCATGCTTTCCAACATAGGCGCCTGTAATTCCGAAATGTCCGCAATCAGCCTTTACATTTACAACAGTATGATCACCAGAAGCTACTTCTTCGATATTGCGGAATGCTTCCATAAGATCAGCATTGTGGAAATGCATCATCTAAATACCTTTGGTGAACTGGCCCTCCTGCTTGGGGCGGACCCCAGGCTGTGGAGCTATCAAAACGGGCGCACAAGGTATTGGACTCCTGCCTGCAACCGTTATCCCACCCGGATCGGGGCCCTGGTTGCCAACTCCCTGGCCAATGAACTGGAAGCCATTAAAAAATATCAGGCCCAGGCGGAGTGGATCGAAGACTGCCGGATCAAGGCAATCTTAAACAGGATCATCGCAGATGAGCTTTGCCATGTGCAGATCTTCCGGCTTATCCTGGCCGAGCTCAACAACGATCTTTTTAATCCGGCCTCCAACTACAAGGTTTGCGCGGAAGAGGCCGTTCCTGACAGCCACATCTCTGAACCTACATAA